The following are encoded in a window of Saccharothrix longispora genomic DNA:
- a CDS encoding dienelactone hydrolase family protein, whose product MTPTRTETISLTDGRELTLTVAEPENAVRGGLVVLHEARGVTDTVRGLVGSLAAEGWLAVAPHLYDEVSDDEVPAKVSGLSGEAVLADTDVAFVWLGQRGVSADRMGVMGFDLGGSVAMVVAGSRTVGAAVTVGGGGILEPLSAGLPSLVEVAAELTCPWLGLYGDDAEIPPGEVEKLRDAAASAPVATDVVRFARSSHRFDTTPEASAEAWQRALNWFDSHLR is encoded by the coding sequence ATGACACCTACCCGCACCGAGACGATCTCCCTCACCGACGGCCGCGAGCTGACGCTGACCGTGGCCGAGCCGGAGAACGCCGTCCGCGGCGGCCTGGTCGTGCTGCACGAGGCGCGCGGCGTGACCGACACCGTCCGCGGTCTGGTGGGGTCGCTCGCGGCCGAGGGGTGGTTGGCGGTCGCGCCGCACCTCTACGACGAGGTGTCCGACGACGAGGTCCCCGCCAAGGTCAGCGGCCTGTCCGGTGAGGCCGTGCTGGCCGACACCGACGTCGCGTTCGTCTGGCTGGGACAACGCGGCGTGAGCGCGGACCGCATGGGTGTCATGGGGTTCGACCTGGGCGGATCGGTCGCGATGGTGGTTGCGGGAAGCCGAACCGTCGGTGCGGCGGTCACCGTCGGTGGCGGCGGCATCCTGGAACCGCTCTCGGCCGGGCTGCCGTCGCTGGTGGAGGTCGCGGCGGAGCTGACGTGCCCGTGGCTCGGCCTCTACGGCGACGACGCGGAGATCCCGCCCGGCGAGGTGGAGAAGCTGCGCGACGCGGCGGCGTCCGCGCCCGTGGCCACCGACGTCGTCCGGTTCGCGCGCAGCAGCCACCGCTTCGACACGACGCCGGAGGCCAGCGCGGAGGCCTGGCAGCGGGCGTTGAACTGGTTCGACTCCCACCTCCGTTAA
- a CDS encoding acetoacetate--CoA ligase, with product MTEMRAGTAAGEAEVLWRPDPDRVAGSRMAAFRSWLSTDKGLGFADYESLRAWSTSDLEGFWGAVAEFFDVTFHDAPSRVLEAPVMPGASWFPGATLNYAEHALKGPDEALAVIFHREDGVSSELTRGELRARVAAVRAGFASLGVGVGDRVVALVPNSPEALVAFLAAASLGATWSSCSPDFGARAVVDRFAQVEPTVLVAVDGYRYNGRAFDVRPTVERLRSEIPSLRATVLVDYVGGGTLPGVVAWDSLLAEHAGAPLEFTPVPFAHPLWVLYSSGTTGLPKGIVQGHGGIVVEHLKMLALHSDLGPGDRFFWFTTTGWMMWNFLVSGLLVGSTVVLFDGSPAHPDLDVLWDLAERDRVTYFGTSAPYIQSCLKEGLEPAARHDLSALRAVGSTGAPLTPEGFRWVASAIGPDVQIASVSGGTDLCTAFVAAAPDLPVWLGELSCRALGAAVESYSEAGEPVVDEVGELVITAPMPSMPVFFWGDEDGSKLHDAYFSTFDGVWRHGDWIRITPRGSAVIYGRSDSTLNRGGVRMGTSEFYRVVEGVPGIADSLVIDTSGAGRTDGELLCFLVLEEGVDLAEVEPVLRRDLRANLSPRHVPDRFVAVDEVPRTLNGKKCEVPVKKILAGTPPERAVSRDALRNPASLDPFLTMARDEHHQTAP from the coding sequence ATGACCGAGATGCGTGCCGGCACCGCCGCCGGCGAGGCGGAAGTCCTGTGGCGACCGGACCCCGACCGGGTCGCGGGCAGCCGCATGGCCGCGTTCCGCTCCTGGCTGTCCACCGACAAGGGCCTGGGGTTCGCCGACTACGAGTCGCTCCGGGCGTGGTCCACCTCCGACCTGGAGGGCTTCTGGGGCGCCGTCGCCGAGTTCTTCGACGTGACGTTCCACGACGCGCCGTCACGGGTCCTGGAGGCGCCCGTGATGCCGGGGGCGTCCTGGTTCCCCGGTGCGACGCTGAACTACGCCGAGCACGCCCTGAAGGGCCCGGACGAGGCCCTGGCCGTCATCTTCCACCGCGAGGACGGCGTCTCGTCCGAGCTGACCCGCGGCGAGCTGCGCGCCCGCGTGGCGGCTGTCCGCGCCGGCTTCGCGTCGCTCGGCGTCGGCGTCGGCGACCGCGTGGTCGCGCTCGTGCCGAACTCGCCGGAGGCGCTCGTCGCGTTCCTCGCCGCCGCGTCCCTCGGCGCCACCTGGTCCTCGTGCTCGCCGGACTTCGGCGCGCGGGCGGTCGTCGACCGGTTCGCCCAGGTCGAGCCCACGGTCCTCGTCGCCGTCGACGGCTACCGGTACAACGGGCGCGCGTTCGACGTGCGGCCCACCGTGGAGCGGCTGCGGTCCGAGATCCCGTCGCTGCGCGCCACCGTGCTGGTCGACTACGTCGGCGGCGGCACCCTGCCCGGCGTCGTGGCCTGGGACTCCCTGCTGGCCGAGCACGCGGGCGCGCCCCTGGAGTTCACGCCGGTCCCGTTCGCGCACCCCCTCTGGGTGCTGTACTCGTCCGGCACCACCGGGTTGCCCAAGGGCATCGTGCAGGGCCACGGCGGCATCGTCGTCGAGCACCTGAAGATGCTCGCGCTGCACAGCGACCTGGGGCCCGGCGACCGGTTCTTCTGGTTCACCACCACCGGCTGGATGATGTGGAACTTCCTCGTCTCCGGCCTGCTGGTCGGCTCCACCGTCGTCCTGTTCGACGGCAGCCCCGCGCACCCCGACCTCGACGTGCTGTGGGACCTGGCCGAACGCGACCGCGTGACCTACTTCGGCACCTCGGCCCCCTACATCCAGTCGTGCCTCAAGGAAGGCCTGGAACCCGCCGCCCGCCACGACCTGTCGGCGCTGCGCGCGGTCGGCTCGACGGGCGCGCCCCTGACCCCCGAGGGCTTCCGCTGGGTCGCGTCGGCCATCGGCCCCGACGTGCAGATCGCCTCGGTGTCCGGCGGCACCGACCTGTGCACCGCCTTCGTCGCCGCCGCCCCCGACCTGCCGGTGTGGTTGGGCGAGCTGTCGTGCCGGGCGCTGGGCGCGGCGGTCGAGTCCTACTCGGAGGCGGGCGAGCCGGTGGTGGACGAGGTGGGCGAACTCGTGATCACCGCCCCCATGCCGTCGATGCCGGTCTTCTTCTGGGGCGACGAGGACGGCTCGAAGCTGCACGACGCCTACTTCTCCACGTTCGACGGCGTGTGGCGGCACGGCGACTGGATCAGGATCACCCCGCGGGGGTCGGCGGTCATCTACGGCCGCAGCGACTCCACCCTCAACCGGGGCGGGGTCCGCATGGGCACCAGCGAGTTCTACCGCGTGGTCGAGGGCGTCCCCGGCATCGCGGACTCACTGGTGATCGACACCTCCGGCGCCGGCCGGACCGACGGCGAACTCCTGTGCTTCCTGGTCCTGGAGGAGGGCGTGGACCTGGCGGAGGTGGAACCCGTCCTGCGCCGGGACCTGCGGGCCAACCTGTCCCCGCGCCACGTGCCGGACCGCTTCGTGGCCGTCGACGAGGTGCCCAGGACGTTGAACGGCAAGAAGTGCGAGGTCCCGGTGAAGAAGATCCTCGCCGGCACCCCGCCCGAGCGCGCCGTGAGCCGCGACGCCCTGCGCAACCCCGCCTCCCTGGACCCGTTCCTGACCATGGCGCGAGACGAACATCACCAAACGGCCCCCTGA
- a CDS encoding NAD(P)-dependent alcohol dehydrogenase, with protein sequence MRAVVQRRYGDPAEVLRVEDVERPTAGDGEVLVRVLSAPVSGSDWHILRGLPYAARPVVGVRRPRGAIAGIEMAGVVEAVGPGVTAHAVGDEVFGWCDGAFAEYVAVPADQVARRPANLTAEQAGALPIAGFTALQAVRDKGRVTAGTRVLITGATGCVGTYAVQIAKALGAEVTAVCGAAKADLAKALGADHVHDYATGGLPTGFDVLVDLYGNPSARECAAAVRRGGTVVLTGGTGGRWFMGLDRWLRVLAAAPLLGFRATPLVHADRLEDLVALRDLVEAGDVTPVIARTYPLDGVARAVEDVRRGRVRGQAVVTP encoded by the coding sequence GTGAGAGCGGTTGTCCAGCGGCGCTACGGCGATCCCGCCGAGGTGCTCCGGGTGGAGGACGTCGAGCGGCCCACCGCCGGGGACGGGGAGGTGCTCGTCCGCGTCCTCTCCGCGCCGGTGAGCGGCAGCGACTGGCACATCCTGCGCGGCCTGCCCTACGCCGCGCGGCCCGTCGTCGGGGTGCGCCGGCCGCGCGGTGCGATCGCGGGCATCGAGATGGCGGGCGTCGTCGAGGCGGTCGGCCCCGGCGTCACGGCCCACGCCGTCGGCGACGAGGTCTTCGGCTGGTGCGACGGCGCGTTCGCCGAGTACGTGGCGGTGCCGGCGGACCAGGTGGCCCGCCGGCCCGCGAACCTGACCGCCGAACAGGCCGGGGCGCTCCCGATCGCCGGGTTCACCGCCCTCCAGGCGGTCCGGGACAAGGGGCGCGTCACGGCGGGTACGCGGGTGCTGATCACCGGCGCGACCGGCTGCGTCGGCACGTACGCCGTGCAGATCGCCAAGGCCCTGGGCGCCGAGGTGACGGCGGTGTGCGGCGCGGCCAAGGCGGACCTCGCCAAGGCGCTGGGCGCGGACCACGTGCACGACTACGCCACCGGCGGCCTGCCGACCGGCTTCGACGTGCTGGTCGACCTCTACGGCAACCCGTCGGCGCGCGAGTGCGCGGCGGCCGTGCGCCGGGGCGGCACGGTGGTGCTAACCGGCGGCACGGGCGGCCGCTGGTTCATGGGCCTCGACCGGTGGCTCCGGGTGCTGGCCGCCGCGCCGCTCCTCGGGTTCCGGGCGACCCCGCTGGTGCACGCGGACCGCCTCGAGGACCTGGTGGCGCTGCGGGACCTCGTCGAGGCGGGCGACGTCACGCCCGTGATCGCCCGGACCTACCCGCTCGACGGGGTGGCGCGCGCCGTCGAGGACGTGCGGCGGGGGCGCGTGCGCGGTCAGGCGGTCGTCACGCCGTGA
- a CDS encoding NAD-dependent epimerase/dehydratase family protein gives MRVLVTGSSGYVGRVVSTELRAAGHEPRPFAGDVRTGSAGGVDAVVHLAGLARVRESFDDPVRYHDVNVGGTVNLLRSVAPGARFVLASTAGVYGGGGGVLAEDSPRAPSTPYAASKAAAEDAVARAARTGRLSAVVLRLFNVAGGGDRDDTRVVTRACGAASGRLAPMEVFGDGSAVRDFVHVRDVARAFAAVLGPGAVEHSGDGCAVLNVGATPASVSDVLAAAERVTGRPVPVVRRPANPGEVRELRADTTRLRALGWRPAHSDLDDLVRDQWAAEVGRT, from the coding sequence ATGCGCGTACTGGTCACCGGCTCCTCGGGGTACGTCGGTCGGGTGGTCTCGACGGAGCTGCGGGCCGCGGGCCACGAACCCCGCCCCTTCGCGGGCGACGTCCGGACGGGGTCGGCGGGCGGGGTGGACGCCGTCGTGCACCTCGCCGGGTTGGCCCGCGTGCGCGAGTCGTTCGACGACCCGGTGCGGTACCACGACGTGAACGTCGGCGGGACGGTGAACCTGCTGCGCTCGGTGGCGCCGGGGGCGCGGTTCGTGCTGGCGTCGACGGCCGGGGTGTACGGCGGGGGCGGCGGGGTGCTCGCCGAGGACTCGCCGCGCGCGCCGTCCACCCCGTACGCGGCCTCGAAGGCCGCCGCCGAGGACGCGGTCGCGCGGGCCGCCCGGACCGGCAGGCTGTCCGCGGTGGTGCTGCGGCTGTTCAACGTCGCGGGCGGCGGGGACCGCGACGACACGCGCGTGGTCACCAGGGCGTGCGGGGCGGCGTCCGGCCGGTTGGCGCCGATGGAGGTGTTCGGCGACGGGTCGGCGGTGCGGGACTTCGTGCACGTGCGGGACGTGGCGCGGGCGTTCGCGGCGGTGCTCGGACCCGGTGCGGTCGAGCACTCCGGTGACGGGTGCGCGGTGCTCAACGTGGGTGCGACGCCCGCGAGCGTGTCCGACGTGCTGGCCGCCGCGGAGCGGGTGACGGGCCGCCCGGTGCCGGTCGTGCGGCGGCCGGCGAACCCCGGCGAGGTGCGCGAGCTGCGCGCGGACACGACGCGGCTGCGGGCGCTCGGCTGGCGACCGGCGCACTCGGACCTGGACGACCTGGTGCGCGACCAGTGGGCGGCGGAGGTCGGCCGGACCTGA
- a CDS encoding ESX secretion-associated protein EspG — protein sequence MTERVFRLSEVEFFLLWQAVHRDAHPVPLGTRHFGHTQAERARLVESASRDLASRGYGTVQRPDEELYGYLRGLAEFEVGLEVFFTLRGAQARGLATAAWHGAFAGRLGDQVQVTGFRPTALAATTVNTLPPAPPGNGRSVNVRWDDYLAAGRAGESDGTEGFLDVLRGVGLREPEANTLMRAVTTRSGGGQVGVIARNRAGYLHPTGAVVSWLDSREGRYLVRRDAAWLVVAPTDAPRLISAVEGLVVGAGRG from the coding sequence GTGACCGAACGCGTCTTCCGGCTCAGCGAAGTGGAGTTCTTCCTGCTCTGGCAGGCCGTCCACCGCGACGCCCACCCGGTACCGCTCGGCACCAGGCACTTCGGGCACACCCAGGCGGAACGCGCCCGGTTGGTCGAGTCGGCGTCCCGCGACCTCGCGTCGCGGGGCTACGGCACCGTGCAGCGGCCCGACGAGGAGCTGTACGGGTACCTGCGCGGCCTCGCCGAGTTCGAGGTGGGCCTGGAGGTCTTCTTCACCCTGCGCGGCGCCCAGGCGCGCGGCCTGGCCACCGCCGCGTGGCACGGCGCGTTCGCGGGCAGGCTCGGCGACCAGGTGCAGGTGACCGGCTTCCGGCCCACCGCCCTCGCCGCCACCACGGTCAACACCCTGCCGCCCGCGCCGCCCGGCAACGGCCGGTCGGTCAACGTCCGCTGGGACGACTACCTGGCCGCGGGCCGGGCCGGCGAGTCCGACGGCACCGAGGGGTTCCTCGACGTGCTGCGCGGCGTCGGCCTGCGCGAGCCCGAGGCGAACACCCTGATGCGCGCGGTGACCACGCGCAGCGGCGGCGGCCAGGTCGGCGTCATCGCCCGCAACCGCGCCGGCTACCTGCACCCGACCGGCGCGGTCGTGTCCTGGCTGGACAGCCGCGAGGGCCGCTACCTGGTGCGGCGGGACGCGGCGTGGCTCGTCGTCGCACCCACGGACGCGCCCCGGTTGATCTCCGCCGTCGAGGGACTGGTGGTGGGCGCCGGCCGCGGCTGA
- a CDS encoding helix-turn-helix transcriptional regulator: MGKPTRITNSIRALRFAHGEMTQAELAKRVDVTRQTIIAIEQGRYSPSLETAFLIARVFGVPIGDVFQYPEEEA; the protein is encoded by the coding sequence GTGGGCAAGCCGACCAGGATCACCAACTCCATCCGGGCGCTGCGGTTCGCGCACGGGGAGATGACGCAGGCCGAACTGGCCAAGCGGGTCGACGTCACGCGCCAGACGATCATCGCCATCGAGCAGGGCAGGTACTCGCCGTCACTGGAGACCGCCTTCCTGATCGCCCGCGTCTTCGGGGTGCCGATCGGCGACGTGTTCCAGTACCCCGAGGAGGAAGCGTGA
- a CDS encoding serine hydrolase domain-containing protein — MESLRAVSSWPVDTAAVAVVRADGEVLAEHGPVDHRFPLASVTKLLTSYAVLVAVEEGAVEWDQPAGPATVRHLIAHTSGLAFDSADVQAEPGTRRIYSNTGFQVLADSVEAATEIPFATYLHEAVFAPLGMASSSLDGSAGAGGTSTVSDLVRFAAEVQAPKLVSAGLVAEATTVAFPGLRGVLPGFGMQKENDWGLGFEVRARKSPHWTGSLSSPRTVGHFGQSGTFVWIDPDAGVACVALTDRKFGEWAVEAWPAFTDGVLEELGRGRG; from the coding sequence ATGGAGAGCTTGCGGGCTGTGTCGTCGTGGCCGGTGGACACCGCGGCGGTCGCCGTGGTGCGCGCGGACGGGGAGGTGCTCGCCGAGCACGGGCCGGTGGACCACCGCTTCCCCCTGGCCTCGGTGACCAAGCTGCTGACCTCGTACGCGGTGCTGGTCGCGGTGGAGGAGGGCGCGGTCGAGTGGGACCAGCCGGCGGGGCCCGCGACCGTGCGCCACCTGATCGCGCACACCTCGGGGCTGGCGTTCGACTCGGCCGACGTGCAGGCCGAGCCGGGGACCAGGCGGATCTACTCCAACACCGGGTTCCAGGTGCTCGCCGACTCCGTGGAGGCGGCCACCGAGATCCCGTTCGCCACCTACCTGCACGAGGCCGTGTTCGCGCCGCTGGGCATGGCGTCGTCGAGCCTCGACGGCTCGGCGGGCGCGGGCGGCACGTCGACGGTGTCCGACCTGGTCCGGTTCGCGGCCGAGGTGCAGGCGCCGAAGCTGGTGTCCGCCGGTCTGGTGGCCGAGGCGACGACCGTGGCGTTCCCGGGGCTGCGCGGCGTGCTGCCCGGTTTCGGGATGCAGAAGGAGAACGACTGGGGGCTCGGGTTCGAGGTCCGGGCGCGCAAGTCGCCGCACTGGACGGGCTCGCTCAGCTCGCCGCGCACGGTGGGGCACTTCGGCCAGAGCGGCACGTTCGTGTGGATCGACCCGGACGCGGGCGTGGCGTGCGTGGCGCTGACCGACCGGAAGTTCGGCGAGTGGGCCGTGGAGGCGTGGCCCGCGTTCACCGACGGGGTGCTGGAGGAGCTGGGCCGAGGACGCGGTTGA
- a CDS encoding ribonuclease Z, producing MSPRELVVLGTASQVPTRARNHNGYLLRWDAEGFLFDPGEGTQRQMLRAGVSATDVTRLFVTHFHGDHCLGVPGVVQRLSLDRAPHPVHAHYPAEGAEFFARLRHATSFHDTVDVREHPVTGPGVIAAGPFGTLEARRLDHSLPAYGYRLVEDDGRTMVPELLAARGIAGPAIRKLEPPLLDEVSVPRRGQRFAFVMDTRLCDGVFELADGADMLVIESTFLHADERLADEYGHLTARQAGRVAAECGVRTLVLTHFSQRYADPGAFRAEAAEVFAGDIHVAADLDRVRVPKRR from the coding sequence GTGTCCCCGAGAGAGCTGGTCGTGCTCGGCACCGCGAGCCAGGTGCCCACCCGCGCCCGCAACCACAACGGCTACCTGCTGCGCTGGGACGCCGAGGGCTTCCTCTTCGACCCCGGCGAGGGCACCCAGCGGCAGATGCTGCGCGCGGGCGTCTCGGCCACCGACGTGACCAGGCTGTTCGTCACGCACTTCCACGGCGACCACTGCCTGGGCGTGCCGGGCGTCGTGCAGCGCCTGTCGCTGGACCGCGCGCCGCACCCCGTGCACGCGCACTACCCGGCCGAGGGCGCCGAGTTCTTCGCCCGGCTGCGGCACGCCACGTCGTTCCACGACACCGTCGACGTCCGCGAGCACCCCGTCACCGGACCGGGTGTCATCGCGGCGGGTCCGTTCGGCACGCTCGAAGCCCGCCGCCTCGACCACTCGCTGCCCGCCTACGGCTACCGCCTCGTCGAGGACGACGGCCGCACGATGGTCCCCGAGCTGCTGGCGGCGCGCGGCATCGCCGGCCCGGCGATCCGGAAGCTGGAGCCGCCGCTGCTGGACGAGGTGAGCGTGCCGCGCCGGGGCCAGCGGTTCGCGTTCGTCATGGACACGAGGCTGTGCGACGGCGTGTTCGAGCTGGCCGACGGCGCGGACATGCTGGTCATCGAGTCGACGTTCCTGCACGCCGACGAGCGCCTGGCCGACGAGTACGGCCACCTGACGGCCCGCCAGGCAGGCCGCGTCGCGGCGGAGTGCGGCGTCCGCACGCTCGTGCTCACGCACTTCTCCCAGCGCTACGCCGACCCCGGCGCGTTCCGCGCCGAGGCCGCCGAGGTGTTCGCCGGCGACATCCACGTGGCCGCCGACCTGGACCGGGTCAGGGTGCCGAAGCGGCGGTGA